TACTAATATTAGTTGTTGTGTCTCATTTCTAAAAacaagtatattattattaatttaataataacttttgaataaataaaaaatagaagataattacatataaaaaaaatatatatatattttttaaattatgaccttatttaaagtatttgccATTCTGCATACAGTTACAGGACATTCTTTATTTGATAATCCAAATACAATatgttcaaaaaacaataatgtaTTTTTCAGTCTAACAGgatattcaatattaaaaatatagtaagaAGCAAAAACACATGCCATTGCTAATGACACATCAATATCGCTACAATGTTCAATTATTGTACACCTATCCAAAATAACACTGCAGTCTTTAGTTGTCAGTTTTTGTCTATTAGGCATTTTTATGGTTGGTGTGAGCTGTATCGGCTGACAATCAAATGTTACCAAGCAATCAATTGATTCATTGAACAATCTTGGCAATAAGAGAacttaacatttatataaaaataagattaaaaaaaaaattaaaagaatataaacatacagtatattttatatatatatatatatatatatatatatattgcacaATCAGAACAGGTATTCTTGATGTAATAAAAAACTAGATTGACTGAGataatgtaaaactaaaaatatgaaataaattataattaaactagTCCTGTGGACAATCCTGTAAATATGGaatagtatattataatattttattatgtacaaataattttataaaaacctttctTCAAATTGTCATCAATTTCACACTCAATTTAGCAGATATTGCAACAACATATTCATCTTTATACTTAGACTTAGCAAGGTTGACAACATTATTTCCCATGGCACCCATCCATTGGTGGAGCTCTTTATCAAGGTCTTTTGAAAATCTTAATTTCATCTcatttagaaactaaaaaaaaaaggaaaatgcAAATGccattaaacaagttaaaaaggtttaaaaaatgcattatattttaaatatatatatacacttctatattttttatattatatataattatactactacatatatatatatatatatatatatatatatatatatatatctatatatatatatatatatatatatatatatatatatatatatatatctatatatatatatctatatatatatatatatatatatataaaaatacatatatatatatatatatatatatatatatatatatatatatatatatatgtatacacacatatatatacatatatatatatacatatatatatacacacacatatatatatacatatatatatatacatatatatatatataatacataatataatatatacataatatatataatacataatataatatatataatacataatataatataacataatataacatatatataatatatgttatattatatatataatatatataataatatacataatatataacaataatatacatatatatatatatacatatataataatataatatatacatacatatataataatataataataatatacataatatatataataatatacataatatatataatacataatataatataacataatataacatatatataatatatatacatatatatatatatatatatacatatatatatatacatacatacatacatacatatatatatatatatatatatatatatataaatatatatatatacatatacatacatatatgtatatatacatacatatatatatatacatatatatatatatatatatatatatatatatatatatatacatatatatatatatatatatatatacacacacatatatatatatatatatatatatatatatatatatatatatatatatatatatatatatatatatatatatatattagagtcaTAAAGTATTTggaaatcttaataaaaaaaagttaaaaaccaaCCAATCTAGGGATAGAAAGCCAAGGATAGTTAGCTTTTAAATCAACTGTGCAAAGATTGAATTCAAAATCTTTGGCTCTAGTTGGCTAACTGCGATGTTGACGATCAAGAAGCATATTAATATCTGGACGAAGCTTACTATACTCAGTTTTCATGTCACGGTGATGAGTAGCAACAGTTGTTTTGTCTTCACCAACAGGCAGTGTATTAagctttaaaatatcaaaatatattttgataataaatactgataaactaaatttgtttattattgtttatatcaaGCTAGTTGCatgcaaaaataacatttattaaatatataaaaaatagtaacatCATTACCAAATCTCTAACTTTTCTAGCACATAATTGGTCAACCGCATTATCTTTTCTTTTGCGCCCTCTACCTAGTTGCCCAAATTTTTTCTTGTGCTCAGCAACAACGTCTAAATGAATTAATGGGGCTCGctctttcttaaatttattctttagacTTTCAATCAGTGTTGGCTgccaatatttaaaagaatacaaagataaaaatagaaaattactgaaatcattaaaaaataaaatataagtttttcaatttacaCCTACATCTTatcaaaaagaatatatatactaatctaaaacttaattaatatttcaaagACAAAATGTAAAgagagaaataaaattttaaaaattcaaaaaaacaaaaaaacaaaaaaaaacttacacagATACCTATCCGATGTGGAGAACTACTTCTTGATGGGAAGTCATTTAGGTAAGGATATTTGCTGCAAATGGCAGCAACCACATCAGAGTATTGTGTACTCGAGGGATACCTTTAGACAAATGAAGATTACTTATTTacaaagattataaataaaattatttataaatttaatattatataatatttaaataacaaatatgatGATTACATGGTGTACTTGCTTATATCATCATATAAACATTGCAAAAGGTGGTTTCTACAACTGTTTCTTTGATACTGCAGAAAACAACCATCTTTTGCATCTAGTGCTGCAACCACTAGTGGAGATAAACAAGGAAGTTGATATTGAACTGGCCAAGGCTTCATTGTTTCAATTAATAATTCCATATTATTCACATCTTCACAAGGCACAATTGTTTGCGATCGaacattttctaaattactaatatattactgttattattattttatttattttgcacaAACCAAGACTCTATTAAACATGAACATAAAAGCTTACTTTAAATTACTGCTTGCTTGAGGTGCAGATggaattgaaatattttttataatttctagtAACATTACTTGCTTACGCAATGTATTACATAAACTAGCTACCATTGACTCAGTTAAGGACACTAAAACTTTGCCATCAATCTCTTCTTCTATAAggtaatgtttaaataaaattttaataataaaattttatttaaaaaaacaattaatgataaatgtataacatttatacacatgtatatattaaacataactTTAAAGTACGTacacattaaatatatatacatatgtatataatatatgatattcatatatgaatatatatatatggaatatatattttctgaatatatatattctatatatatatatatatatatatatatattctataatatatatatatatatattctataatatatatatatatatatatatatattctataatatatatatattctattatatatatatatatatatatatatatatatatatatatatatatatatatatatatatatatataattagttagTTAGTATTTATTGCGGTAACTGGATTGGCCAGTGAGAATGCTTTTAAGCACACTGTGACAGCCGCTTCAATCGATTGTTGTTCGTCCAACAGTCGAATCCTGCTTTAAAGGAGTTTACAGACGATGATTTTACTAGTTCCAAAGGCAATGAGTTCCATAAGTTTGCTGACCTATTGTAAAGGAAATTATGCCTTTGcagattttttgttgtttcccTATAATACTTGAAATAGTGACCTCTTATATGATTTTGAACAGTTTGTATGTTATGTTctgttttattaatgttgtttattttatataatgaatagatatgtgtatatatatatatatatatatatatatatatatatatatatatatatatatatatatatatatatatatatatatatatatatatatatataatggctTGAAAATAAATAGAAACTTCAATCtaactaataactttttgtCTTAGTTCTGGGAGTCCTTTAAGTTCTAAGTATACGCAAACATCTTCTATACTCCAGTTCAAATAAtctgccattttttaaattttaacaaatgatatatttatttatctaaataaaaccATTCGCAATATACAAtggtatatttatttacaatatgcATGATAAAAGCATATAGGAATGagaaaactactaaaaaaaacaaaaaaaaaacacgtagCTTTTATATTTGCCGATGATGTTAAAAACGCTTTTAATGTTTAAAGCACAAATTAAATACTGTCATGATAATCAtttgctattgttattataCCATTCTTTATAAATTCATACTAGTCTACCTGTTGTTATATAGGTACcgattagaaaaataaaatggcgTTTACAAAGATTTGAAGAACCCTATATTAAGGTTCTTTTATATTAAGATTTTTCGTAAAACGATTCGAAGAACTTTGTGGGTTCCTTGTATTACTTTGTAAATAAGCCTCCGGTTCTTCAGAGAACCattagataataaaaagaacCCGTAGGGTCTTTAAAGAACCTTAAATTTTCTCCAAGAACCTTtaggttcttcaaagaaccgGCAAAGAACCGCGAAGAACCTTTTAGATTTACAGTGTATGCACGAAGAACAAAGGTGGACATATCCCTTATTGGTCTTGCTATTAAAGCAAACTTAAATCCAGGTGTGCTAAAGTTATGAgcagcttttttttaacttttttttatattctaactTTGATTAAAGATATTTAGTGAGagatacttgtttttttttctcttaatgtaattaaaaaaagtcaaataaatatgtttccttttttataaatccttgaatttcttgttttttacttataattcatttttaaaaaaaaaacgcaacttAAACCTAATATGTGCTAAATTTTTAAGCAGTATTGTATCTGTTATTCTGCAAGTGTTCATGAAGCAATGCATAAATTATCTAGATTTGACATCGGAGTTATGCAAAACAATAACGAAAACGGGTATCAAAAGATTAGTATGTGATTATGAACATAGTGAGTTGTTTTATGACTGGTTTACTGTAAGAAATCCATTCAATACCGATGATTGGAATCTATATTCATTAACTACTGGTGTTTTGTCAGTCAATGGTGAAGATCTTTTCAACTGTGACGAGACTTGTCTCGACGGTCTTAAGTTcaatgaagtttaaaaataaataatacattttttactttagatgTTTTGACCAATAGCGTTAAACTAGACaaacaaagtaatttttgtGTTGATTGAACAATCCTttttaataagctttttttttaaataatattttaattactcctttttaataagaaaacatTCAGTTTAGGCTACTTACTGCGAATTAGATAATGCAATATTTACGGCCTTggaatacagtaaaaaaaattatgcatataAGTCACATATTGCAATGATTTGCaatgtgatttttaattaaaaatcacattGCAAATCATTGCAATATGTGACTTATatgcataattttttgtatttaattaaatacacCGAGctacaataaaaaagtaaagaatctTTAATATAACAGAGTTATATGAATAAGAATCTGTTATATTGATATACACTCATATAtcaatataacaaattattattcaaagaCCAAATATTCTGACAGTGAAAGAGCTTCTCAACGCCCATTTGCCCCGCAAAAGacatatttgcatttttatatgccatgctttttttatctatagCAAAGGTTATACTCTATGTAAAttaagctttataaaaaacttcaCAAAAGCtgtatttttagtaatatagcTGCATAATCgagcaaaaaaattcaaaagataataaaattatttaaaaaaattaccttgaTTTTGGCAAAATACACTAAAACTTATGAAAAGATTTAGCAAATCAAAAACATGAGCGTGTTTTGATGAAAATGTTTGATTCGTGCAGAAAACGACATTTCAGCAAGCAACGATTAAGTAAtaagattattaaaaactattttaaaagcaatcattttagtattattagcaaaaaacggcattaaatttaattacttttcaaacttttaaggAAAAAAGTGAGacttatttttgcattttgtttatttttcctAAGTTATTATATACATAGATTAACGGATATATACATCATAATGTACAcaaattgactaaaaaaaaggtaatttaaaaaaaggtaatttattaccttgatattaatttttttttaattattataggagaaaaaaaaaagtttaaaaactcaaaaatactTCTTTTCTTAATTGATAGATTGCCAgcccaaaccaaaaccctcagtcgatgtagcggcactccttgcatgttttacctatttaagtcagtcgatgtatgtacatccattaagtcagtcgatgtatgtacatcCTACCAGCATGTTCAACCTATTTAAATCAGTTGATTAGTGATTAGTTAGACACCTATTTATATCAGTTATTAGTGGCAAAAAACtttcttacaaaaaatttgcaaaaaacttagataaaaacTTAGTCTGGACTTGCCATTATATCAATATCTCAGCTGAGTTATACATACAGAtctcttgtaaaaaaatttaacaattgtAAAATATCTGTTggtcatgcaaaaaaaaaaagcaattagaataattgaatttctacTTGAAAATGCACTGCAAATTAACAAACTCTCTAATATaactcaaatttaattttaaattgtttacttaTACATGGCTCCCATCTctatttaacaaataatctACTCTACGCAATGCAAAAAGCAGTCATTCATTTCATTCTACAAGAAATTCTTATTGAGATTTTATggtaaatacttttttacaaacTCAGCAATAATGGAATTCAAAATCAATCAAAGACACTAAATTTTGAGTAAATTAGCTTTCTAGGTTCATGAGTTAGATCGCCATTAGCTTTTGACTCCAAGACTTTGATTGGATTTTTGACAATTTGTTGGCTAAAATAGAGAAGCattgaaattgaatttttttaaattaaagtattgtGTTGGCTAAAAAGTAATTAccgttttttcaaaataaagtctttttacaatttattttaaatttcagaaTTAATCTTCAACAATATATGCACCATCATTGTCTGTGACTTCGTGTCAACGCTTAGGCGGTGAACGAATTTGTAGAACTCTTTAGACTTTAAATCAAAGAGGTAATCAAGGTACTGTCGGAGTGCCTGCTCGTTATCAAATCTTTCATTGCGCAAGCTGTTGCTTAGTTATTGGTGCAAACAATAATTTGTAGACATTAAATCGGGCACGTAGGATGAATGAGAAAACACTTCCCAGCCAAACTGGAATAACGATTGTCACATCAATTTTGTAATGTGAAGACGGGGGTTGtcataaaagaaataaactttgttatccCGCAGACATTTATTTAAGATTACTGTTTGAAGCTTGTTAAGTTAGGCGCAGTAAGTTACTGCGGAAGAAGATCTACCAAACCAAAAACAACACCTTTTGCGAGTGTAgattaaactttaaagttagtttttacgGTTGTTCCAGCCCTAGCAACTGACGCGTATTGGTGAGTTTGCGTAAAGTTCCCACTTCTCATTTTCGGTGACAGATATGCAGGTGCCCATGTGCTGACCTAGCTAACCAGCATTTAGTTGGTGTACTACTAAGAAAACGTGCACAATTTAAACAAGAAGAGAAGTACTGATGTTAAATGAACTCACAATGGTTTCAACACGTGTTAGCGCTTAAGATTTAAACGCGCGCAtcaatgatataaaatattttgatgttagTTCTAAAAGTCATGGCCAGTGAAAACAGACTTTGGCAAAAACTGATTTGCTGTCTTTAAGCTTTTGGACTTACCAAACAACAATTCGAAAAACAACAATCGATAGATTTGTTACCACAAAATAGTGTGAAATTATTGgtactaaaataaattgataattagcaaagcaaaaatttacagctttttttcaaaacatctttaaacaatattttcaaacaaggtaaaaagtttaaagattaccattctttataaaacaaaattttataaagtaaattgaaGAAATTCATacagtttttctaaaattaaaaaatatatttttaatttagttttgcttttcaattttaatcATGAAAATGGCAAAAAGGAAGAAGTAAAGTGGAGAAAAATGAGAGGAAGTTAATACTTTACATTGAGCTTTTCAAATCGAAATATTTCATGATATGTTGGCATATCAGAGTATGATCAGATGTCAtacataagttttaaaaaatgtttctgctatttatttatttttaattgcgtttaaCTAGAAATATGCAAAAAGGGcgctctaaaaaaaaatacattaatttttacatctccatttccaacaaggctgcaagcaaccactaatagAGTTGGAAATTACCGGAAGGAAACTGGAGAACTTGCGTTTcgacaaataaaaaagtttcgtTCGCGAAGCGAATAGTCGTAGGCCCagaattaactttatttaagatttaagaatacaataaaaactaaagaaaaccAAGAATATCTATTTTACTGCTAAAATCACAATTATTTTAagatcaatatttataaatttattagattattatgttaatcaataaacaaaatcctAATTTGCTAACTTTTCATACGTAagttataaattcaaatttttctttgaagCTATGCCAAAATAAAGATGCACGTTTAACGAAACTTGGATCACTGAgtttagatttagaaaaaaacacgATCACAAAGATAATGAAACTACACACTGCACATTATGCAAcgcatattttaaatattgaacatGGTGAATATTTTGATGTTGAATATTTGCAATTTCATAAGCATAAACAATCCGCTAATAATTCGTatagttttttgtaaagttatatattattattataatagttattccttaaaaaaaacattttatttaaaaacataaaagcagACCTAAGTAATAAAGCTGAACAAATAGTAAAACTGTTATTCTAACGAATACTCCCAAAATTAAAGCAACAATAATccaaaatacttataaaagtttatgaaaaaatctGTCTGAGATCTGTTGgagatttcaataaaaaaagaaaatttagacaaaaaaaaagtataataaaatttttaaaataatttgcgatatataaaagtttgactaatttgataaactttatcaaataagACAGACTAAAACAACACATAAATGACTAAAACAACACATGAATGACTAAAACAACATGAATGACTAAAACAACATGAATGACTAAAATAACACATGAAAGACTAAAATAACacataaatgaattttaatctTACACAAGTTTTTCCCAGAAAAAACGTTtcgtattaaaactaaaatttcttaataacaaatcttttcaaatatttaaaatgcaagAAAAGTTATAGAAAtgttagattaaaatttattggaaaaattatttggaattatttaaacagcaaacatctttataaaaaaagactaaaataaaaacattaaaaacccACAAATTTAAGTCATAAATATATGCTTGATAAGACTATCATACTAGATTGAATTGTCATTATTTTCGACTTAATTTGCGGTTGGCTGCAATATAAGGTTACTGGTGAAAgttccaattttttattaaagcttgTTTATCCAAATCACTTAGCTATATGCCTtccttttattttgtaaataatacttTCTTTGAAATTATAATCGTTACACGAGCAAAAAATATACGAGTTCATACGAgtagaaaaaaagagaaaattaatCTCTTAACTTTTAATTTCTCAAATATTTTAACGCCTGTAAATTCTGCAAACATTGATTTTCAAACGTGTCGCACTTAACTTTGCGacactttaattaaagttataatgtCAATCAAATGGTAATTAGGAGCCACTGATATAAAAGGTCAGAAAAAAGacctttttctaattttttggaTTTCGATGGAAATTAAGAATGGTAAAGGAGGGCAATAAGGTCAGCAAAGCATAAACTAATTTTCTTTATGCtattgtgtaaaataaaaatgaataatttttacatgATAGAGTTCTACTTTAAAAACCAGGGagtagtttaaaacatttcttggGTTTACAGCTTTTAACcataattaatttaagtttcaaGACATACGTATTTTTGACGGCAGTTTTTAGTTTCGtttgaagttaataaaaaaactttgcccAAATCAAGGTCTGatagttttgaattaaaagatttatattaatttgtttgt
This genomic interval from Hydra vulgaris chromosome 01, alternate assembly HydraT2T_AEP contains the following:
- the LOC136074393 gene encoding sterile alpha motif domain-containing protein 3-like is translated as MELLIETMKPWPVQYQLPCLSPLVVAALDAKDGCFLQYQRNSCRNHLLQCLYDDISKYTMYPSSTQYSDVVAAICSKYPYLNDFPSRSSSPHRIGICPTLIESLKNKFKKERAPLIHLDVVAEHKKKFGQLGRGRKRKDNAVDQLCARKVRDLLNTLPVGEDKTTVATHHRDMKTEYSKLRPDINMLLDRQHRS